A single genomic interval of Penaeus vannamei isolate JL-2024 chromosome 21, ASM4276789v1, whole genome shotgun sequence harbors:
- the LOC138859090 gene encoding late histone H1-like — MAEKAVKKAGEAAGRPKYSQMVAAAIRALKERSGSSRQAILKYVVGIYGMEDEKRAGVQVRLALKKGVAGGSLVQVKGTGASGSFKLAKVEGKAEGKKPATKKDGTKTKKELSKKPSAKRTSVKKPAAKKTPAKKVSAKKTAVKKPAAKKITAKKGVTKKPSAKK, encoded by the coding sequence ATGGCTGAGAAAGCTGTCAAGAAAGCCGGAGAGGCAGCTGGACGCCCCAAGTACAGCCAGATGGTCGCCGCCGCCATTAGGGCCTTGAAGGAGCGGAGTGGTTCCTCCCGTCAGGCGATCCTCAAGTACGTCGTCGGCATCTACGGGatggaggacgagaagagagcaGGCGTTCAGGTGCGGCTGGCGCTGAAGAAGGGCGTTGCTGGAGGGTCTCTGGTGCAGGTGAAGGGGACAGGGGCTTCTGGCTCCTTCAAGCTCGCCAAGGTGGAAGGCAAAGCGGAGGGAAAGAAACCCGCTACTAAGAAGGATGGAACCAAAACTAAGAAGGAATTGTCGAAGAAACCGTCCGCGAAAAGAACCAGTGTCAAGAAACCAGCCGCCAAGAAGACTCCGGCAAAGAAAGTATCCGCGAAAAAGACCGCAGTGAAGAAACCAGCCGCCAAAAAGATCACAGCCAAAAAAGGCGTGACGAAGAAACCCAGCGCGAAGAAGTAA
- the LOC113825714 gene encoding late histone H1, protein MAERAVKKAGEAAGRPKYSKMVAAAIRALKERTGSSRQAILKYVVGVYGIEDEKRAGVQVRLALKKGVAGGSLVQVKGTGASGSFKLAKVEGKAEGKKPAAKKDGTKTKEELSKKPSAKKTTVKKPTAKKTPAKKGSAKKTAVKKPTAKKTTVNKATTKKGVAKKPSAKKESQKKITKVSSTKTNAKKSATKKTTLKQPSSKKTIKKSATKKTEKKPTNKKLAKK, encoded by the coding sequence ATGGCTGAGAGAGCTGTCAAGAAAGCCGGAGAGGCAGCTGGACGCCCCAAGTACAGCAAGATGGTCGCCGCCGCCATCAGGGCCTTGAAGGAGCGGACTGGTTCCTCCCGTCAGGCGATCCTCAAGTACGTGGTCGGCGTCTACGGGATCGAGGACGAGAAGAGAGCAGGCGTTCAGGTGCGGCTGGCGCTGAAGAAGGGCGTTGCTGGAGGGTCACTGGTGCAGGTGAAGGGGACAGGGGCTTCTGGCTCCTTCAAGCTCGCCAAGGTGGAAGGCAAAGCGGAGGGAAAGAAACCCGCTGCTAAGAAGGATGGAACTAAAACCAAAGAGGAATTGTCGAAGAAACCGTCCGCGAAAAAGACCACTGTCAAGAAACCAACCGCCAAGAAGACTCCAGCAAAGAAAGGATCCGCGAAAAAGACTGCAGTGAAGAAACCAACCGCCAAAAAGACCACAGTCAACAAAGCCACAACCAAAAAAGGCGTGGCGAAGAAACCCAGCGCTAAGAAGGAATcacagaagaaaataacaaaggttTCTTCAACGAAAACTAATGCGAAGAAATCAGCAACGAAGAAAACGACGCTCAAGCAGCCGTCCTCCAAGAAAACCATCAAGAAATCTGCAactaagaagacagagaagaaacccACAAATAAGAAGCTCGCCAAAAAATAA
- the LOC113825713 gene encoding histone H1-delta, giving the protein MCCDVFQAILRFTVASFQLGDERAAGVHLKQALRRGVAAGSLQQTKGVGASGSFKLSKEELKKAAPIRDSAEKKVTKNEKKIPRRATEIAKKSTSNVRIVKILRFPTQ; this is encoded by the exons ATGTGTTGTGATGTGTTTCAG GCCATCCTCAGGTTCACCGTCGCCTCCTTCCAGCTCGGGGACGAGAGGGCCGCCGGCGTGCACCTGAAGCAGGCGCTGAGGAGGGGCGTCGCCGCCGGGTCCCTGCAGCAGACCAAGGGCGTCGGCGCCTCCGGCTCCTTCAAACTTTCCAAGGAGGAGCTGAAGAAGGCAGCGCCCATAAGGGACTCGGCTGAGAAGAAGGTgacgaagaacgaaaagaaaattcCTAGAAGAGCGACGGAAATAGCAAAGAAATCCACCTCGAACGTCCGGATTGTTAAAATCTTGCGATTCCCGACGCAGTGA
- the LOC138865532 gene encoding late histone H1-like, whose amino-acid sequence MAERAVKKAGEAAGRPKYSHMVAAAIRALKERTGSSRQAILKYVVGVYGIEDEKRAGVQVRLALKKGVTGGSLVQVKGTGASGSFKLAKVEGKAEGRKPAAKKNGTKTKKELSKKPSAKRTTVKKPAAKKAPAKKGSAKKTAVKKPAAKKTTVNKATAKKGVAKKPSAKKESQKKVTKVSSTKTNAKKSATKKATLKQPSSKKIIKKSATKKTEKKSTNKKVVKK is encoded by the coding sequence ATGGCTGAGAGAGCTGTCAAGAAAGCCGGAGAGGCAGCTGGACGCCCCAAGTACAGCCATATGGTCGCCGCCGCCATCAGGGCCTTGAAGGAGCGGACTGGTTCCTCCCGTCAGGCGATCCTCAAGTACGTCGTCGGCGTCTACGGGATCGAGGACGAGAAGAGAGCAGGCGTTCAGGTCCGGCTGGCGCTGAAGAAGGGCGTTACTGGAGGGTCTCTGGTGCAGGTAAAGGGGACAGGGGCTTCTGGCTCATTCAAGCTCGCCAAGGTGGAAGGCAAAGCGGAGGGAAGGAAACCCGCTGCTAAGAAGAATGGAACTAAAACCAAGAAGGAATTGTCGAAGAAACCATCCGCGAAAAGGACCACTGTCAAGAAACCAGCCGCCAAAAAGGCTCCAGCAAAGAAAGGATCCGCGAAAAAGACCGCAGTGAAGAAACCAGCCGCCAAAAAGACCACAGTCAACAAAGCCACAGCCAAAAAAGGCGTGGCGAAGAAACCCAGCGCGAAGAAGGAATCACAGAAGAAAGTAACAAAGGTTTCTTCAACAAAAACTAATGCGAAGAAATCAGCGACGAAGAAAGCGACGCTCAAGCAGCCGTCTTCCAAGAAAATCATCAAGAAGTCTGCCactaagaagacggagaagaaatccACAAATAAGAAGGTCGTAAAAAAATAA
- the LOC138865603 gene encoding late histone H1-like, which translates to MAERAVKKAGEAAGRPKYSQMVAAAIRALKERTGSSRQAILKYVIGVYGIEDEKRAGVQVRLALKKGVAGGSLVQVKGTGASGSFKLAKVEGKAEGKKPAAKKDGTKTKKELSKKPSAKKTTVKKPAAKKTPAKKGSAKKAAVKKPAAKKTTVNKATAKKGVTKKPSAKKESQKKITKVSSTKTNAKKSSTKKTTLKQPSSKKTIKKSATKKTEKKPTNKKVAKK; encoded by the coding sequence ATGGCTGAGAGAGCTGTCAAGAAAGCCGGAGAGGCAGCTGGACGCCCCAAGTACAGCCAGATGGTCGCCGCCGCCATCAGGGCCTTGAAAGAGCGGACTGGTTCCTCCCGTCAGGCGATCCTCAAGTACGTCATCGGCGTCTACGGGATCGAGGACGAGAAGAGAGCAGGCGTTCAGGTTCGGCTGGCGCTGAAGAAGGGCGTTGCTGGAGGGTCTCTGGTGCAGGTGAAGGGGACAGGGGCTTCTGGCTCCTTCAAGCTCGCCAAGGTGGAAGGCAAAGCGGAGGGAAAGAAACCCGCTGCTAAGAAGGATGGAACCAAAACCAAGAAGGAATTGTCGAAGAAACCGTCCGCGAAAAAGACCACTGTCAAGAAACCAGCCGCCAAAAAGACTCCAGCAAAGAAAGGATCCGCGAAAAAGGCCGCAGTGAAGAAACCAGCCGCCAAAAAGACCACAGTCAACAAAGCCACAGCCAAAAAAGGCGTGACGAAGAAACCCAGCGCCAAGAAGGAATcacagaagaaaataacaaaggttTCTTCAACGAAAACTAATGCCAAGAAATCATCGACGAAGAAAACGACGCTCAAGCAGCCGTCTTCCAAGAAAACCATCAAGAAATCTGCAactaagaagacagagaagaaacccACAAATAAGAAGGTCGCCAAAAAATAA